The following proteins are encoded in a genomic region of Alteromonadaceae bacterium 2753L.S.0a.02:
- a CDS encoding oligosaccharide reducing-end xylanase: MPKLNVTARLNAIFKLILFTSIVFLFSCKAPQAITPSTQTSPPPPPRESASEGAVNSGIYRNLFAEIGKTPAEIRAKIDNAYQHLFAGDPDEAAIYYKSGSNGNGTLGYIYDINSKDVRSEGMSYGMMITVQMNKKAEFDAIWNWAKTYMYHNNPEHPAYGYFAWSVETSGKALDEMPAPDGEEYFATALYFAAARWGNGEGIYNYQAQADRILHDMRHRERITGATTHGEKTAGNLFHPEHAIVRFTPDLGNADHTDASYHLPAFYEIWARVGPEGDRDFWAKAARVSREYFDKAAHPLTALTPDYGEFDGSPWGASWRPESVDFRYDAWRTVMNWSMDWSWWRKDKNAAARSDRLLAFFESQGEDINHLYSVDGTPLGGGVTLGLRSMNATGGLAAAHPRWMNFVEDLWQQPPPTGQYRYYDGVLYMMALLHCAGEYRAWLPE, encoded by the coding sequence ATGCCCAAGCTCAATGTCACCGCACGCTTAAATGCCATTTTTAAGCTTATTTTGTTTACGAGTATAGTGTTTCTTTTCTCCTGTAAAGCACCGCAAGCGATCACACCAAGTACCCAAACCAGTCCTCCTCCCCCACCACGAGAAAGCGCTTCTGAAGGTGCCGTTAACAGCGGAATCTATCGCAATCTTTTCGCCGAAATCGGTAAAACTCCCGCTGAAATTCGCGCAAAAATAGATAATGCTTACCAGCACTTATTTGCAGGCGACCCGGATGAAGCAGCGATTTACTACAAATCGGGCAGTAACGGTAACGGCACGCTGGGTTACATTTACGATATAAATAGCAAGGATGTGCGCTCAGAAGGCATGAGCTACGGCATGATGATTACCGTGCAAATGAACAAAAAAGCCGAGTTCGATGCAATCTGGAACTGGGCAAAAACCTATATGTACCACAACAACCCGGAACACCCAGCCTATGGCTATTTTGCCTGGTCGGTGGAAACCAGCGGTAAGGCCCTCGATGAAATGCCAGCGCCCGACGGCGAAGAATATTTTGCCACAGCGCTGTATTTTGCCGCTGCACGTTGGGGCAATGGCGAGGGAATCTATAACTATCAAGCTCAAGCTGATCGTATCTTGCACGATATGCGGCACCGCGAACGCATTACCGGTGCCACAACCCATGGCGAAAAAACTGCCGGAAATTTGTTCCACCCGGAACATGCCATCGTTCGCTTTACTCCCGACCTGGGCAATGCCGACCATACCGACGCCTCCTATCATTTACCCGCATTTTATGAAATCTGGGCACGTGTCGGCCCCGAGGGCGATCGCGATTTTTGGGCAAAGGCGGCCCGGGTAAGTCGGGAATATTTCGACAAAGCCGCACACCCGCTTACCGCATTAACGCCGGATTACGGCGAGTTCGATGGTTCACCTTGGGGTGCTTCCTGGCGACCTGAATCCGTTGATTTCCGCTACGATGCCTGGCGCACGGTAATGAATTGGTCGATGGATTGGAGCTGGTGGCGCAAAGACAAAAATGCAGCGGCTCGCAGCGATCGCCTCTTAGCGTTTTTTGAATCGCAGGGCGAGGATATTAACCATCTCTACAGCGTGGATGGCACACCTCTCGGTGGCGGAGTGACTCTTGGCTTGAGGTCGATGAATGCCACCGGCGGTTTGGCAGCAGCTCATCCCCGCTGGATGAACTTTGTAGAAGATCTCTGGCAACAGCCGCCCCCTACTGGCCAGTACCGCTATTACGATGGCGTGCTCTATATGATGGCTCTGCTGCATTGTGCCGGCGAGTATCGCGCCTGGCTGCCAGAGTAA
- a CDS encoding MtN3 and saliva related transmembrane protein, whose amino-acid sequence MPLIDVIGYVAACCTTASFLPQVIKVLKTRDTHSLSLGMYVIFNIGVLLWLCYGIMRDDPAIIAANAVTFTLAFIVLVVKINNTVRDAKTQQDL is encoded by the coding sequence ATGCCGCTCATTGATGTAATTGGCTACGTTGCTGCCTGCTGCACAACCGCTTCCTTTTTACCACAAGTTATTAAAGTCCTTAAAACCCGTGATACCCACTCACTGAGTTTGGGCATGTATGTAATTTTTAATATCGGGGTACTGCTTTGGTTGTGTTACGGCATTATGCGCGATGACCCGGCAATTATTGCCGCTAACGCAGTAACCTTCACGCTGGCCTTTATTGTGTTGGTTGTGAAAATCAATAACACGGTGCGAGACGCAAAAACGCAACAAGATCTGTGA